A single Carnobacterium inhibens subsp. inhibens DSM 13024 DNA region contains:
- the carB gene encoding carbamoyl-phosphate synthase large subunit, which produces MPKRTDLTKIMVIGSGPIVIGQAAEFDYAGTQACLALKEEGYEVVLVNSNPATIMTDKEIADKVYIEPITLEFVSRILRKERPDAIVPTLGGQTGLNMAMELSNSGILKELDIELLGTKLSAIDQAEDRDLFRKLMNKLNEPVPESEIVHSVEEALSFAEQIGFPLIVRPAFTMGGTGGGICDNEEELKEIVKNGLKLSPVNQCLVEISIAGYKEIEYEVMRDKNDNAIVVCNMENFDPVGIHTGDSIVFAPTQTLTDKEHQLLRDASLKIIRALGIEGGCNVQLALDPDSFNYYIIEVNPRVSRSSALASKATGYPIAKLAAKIAVGLTLDEMKNPVTGTTYAEFEPALDYVVAKIPRWPFDKFEQGDRKLGTQMKATGEVMAIGRTIEESLLKAVRSLEIGVSHVLLEEATLATDEDLIEKMIKAEDDRLFYVVEGIRRGYTIEDLANLTKIDLFFLDKLLHIVELEDELKENKEDIDVLTTAKQYGFSDKAVAQLWDTNEQAVSALRYEHDIIPVYKTVDTCAAEFDSNTPYFYSTYEEENESIVSPKPSVLVLGSGPIRIGQGVEFDYATVHSVKAIQQAGYEAIIMNSNPETVSTDFSISDKLYFEPLTLEDVMHVVRLEQPIGVIVQFGGQTAINLAEPLTKMGVTLLGTSVEDLDRAENRDLFEQALNELEVPQPLGDTATNEKDAVVIADRIGYPVLVRPSYVLGGRGMQIVDTQPDLESYMRNAVKASPEHPVLIDRYLVGKEVEVDAICDGETVLIPGIMEHIERSGVHSGDSMAVYPPQSLSKELQETIVDYTTRLALGLNCMGMMNVQFVIHDNTVYVIEVNPRASRTVPFLSKVTGIPMAQVATKAILGQSLKEQGYGNGLFKESKLIHVKAPVFSFTKLQKVDALLGPEMKSTGEVMGSDVTLEKALYKAFEGSHMHLYDYGTVLFTISDEDKEEALTLAKRFYMIGYNVVTTEGTGDYFAEHHIPVTKVAKIQQQTSETVLDLIQGNTVQMVINTMTTGIGVVNDGELIRKTAIEQGIPLLTSLDTVSAILNVLESRNFMTNPL; this is translated from the coding sequence ATGCCTAAACGGACAGATTTAACGAAGATTATGGTCATTGGATCAGGCCCAATTGTTATTGGACAAGCTGCTGAATTTGATTACGCAGGAACACAAGCGTGTCTTGCATTAAAAGAAGAAGGTTATGAAGTCGTACTGGTCAACTCAAACCCGGCTACCATTATGACCGATAAAGAAATTGCGGATAAAGTCTACATTGAGCCGATTACATTAGAATTTGTCTCACGCATATTACGTAAGGAACGACCAGATGCCATTGTTCCAACGCTAGGCGGACAAACAGGATTGAATATGGCAATGGAATTATCTAACTCAGGCATTCTTAAAGAGTTAGACATTGAATTATTAGGAACAAAATTAAGTGCCATCGATCAAGCAGAAGACAGAGATTTATTTCGGAAATTGATGAATAAACTAAATGAACCTGTCCCAGAAAGCGAGATTGTTCATTCTGTTGAAGAAGCTTTGTCTTTCGCAGAACAAATTGGATTCCCCTTGATCGTTCGTCCGGCATTTACAATGGGTGGGACTGGTGGAGGAATTTGTGATAACGAGGAAGAGCTGAAAGAAATCGTTAAGAATGGATTGAAATTATCACCAGTTAACCAGTGTCTAGTCGAAATCAGTATTGCAGGATACAAAGAAATCGAGTACGAAGTGATGCGTGATAAAAATGATAATGCGATTGTTGTCTGCAATATGGAAAATTTTGATCCGGTTGGGATTCATACAGGAGATTCGATCGTGTTTGCTCCCACACAAACCTTAACGGATAAGGAACACCAACTGTTGCGTGATGCATCATTAAAGATCATCAGAGCATTAGGTATCGAAGGAGGGTGCAATGTTCAACTAGCGCTTGATCCAGACAGTTTCAACTACTACATCATCGAAGTGAATCCTCGTGTTAGTCGTTCCTCAGCGTTAGCGAGTAAGGCAACAGGCTACCCGATTGCTAAATTAGCCGCAAAAATCGCAGTAGGACTTACACTCGATGAAATGAAGAATCCAGTAACTGGAACAACGTATGCTGAATTTGAACCAGCGTTAGACTATGTTGTTGCGAAAATCCCTCGATGGCCATTTGATAAGTTTGAACAAGGCGACCGCAAGCTAGGTACGCAAATGAAAGCCACCGGAGAAGTGATGGCAATTGGACGGACAATTGAAGAATCTTTATTAAAAGCTGTTCGTTCATTAGAAATAGGAGTATCTCATGTCTTATTAGAAGAAGCTACTTTAGCTACGGATGAAGACTTGATTGAAAAAATGATCAAAGCTGAAGATGATCGCTTATTTTATGTGGTAGAAGGCATCCGCCGCGGATATACGATAGAAGATTTAGCCAACTTAACCAAAATCGATTTATTTTTCTTAGATAAACTGCTCCATATCGTAGAACTTGAAGATGAACTAAAAGAAAATAAGGAAGATATTGATGTGCTGACTACAGCTAAACAATATGGTTTCTCAGACAAAGCTGTTGCGCAGTTATGGGACACCAATGAACAAGCTGTATCTGCCTTACGTTATGAGCATGACATTATTCCAGTTTACAAAACTGTTGATACATGTGCTGCAGAATTCGACTCTAATACACCTTATTTCTACAGTACCTATGAGGAAGAAAATGAAAGCATCGTTTCACCTAAACCTTCCGTCTTAGTTTTAGGATCAGGGCCGATCCGAATCGGACAAGGGGTTGAATTTGATTATGCTACGGTCCATTCTGTGAAAGCGATCCAACAAGCGGGTTATGAAGCCATTATCATGAACAGCAACCCTGAGACGGTTTCAACAGACTTCTCTATTTCGGATAAGTTGTACTTTGAACCGTTGACCTTAGAGGATGTGATGCATGTCGTTCGTCTAGAACAACCGATTGGAGTGATTGTCCAATTTGGTGGACAGACAGCCATTAATTTGGCCGAACCGTTGACTAAAATGGGAGTAACCTTACTAGGGACGAGCGTAGAAGATTTGGATAGAGCAGAAAATCGTGATTTGTTCGAACAAGCGTTAAATGAACTTGAAGTCCCTCAACCTTTAGGAGATACGGCCACCAATGAAAAAGATGCGGTAGTGATTGCCGATCGAATCGGTTATCCTGTGTTGGTTCGTCCCAGCTATGTTTTAGGCGGACGCGGTATGCAAATCGTAGACACGCAACCCGATTTAGAAAGCTACATGCGTAATGCTGTGAAAGCTTCTCCAGAACACCCAGTATTGATCGACCGCTACTTAGTTGGGAAAGAAGTTGAAGTAGATGCAATCTGTGATGGAGAGACCGTTCTGATTCCTGGCATTATGGAACACATCGAACGTTCAGGTGTCCATTCAGGTGATTCAATGGCGGTTTATCCCCCACAATCATTGTCAAAAGAACTGCAAGAGACGATTGTCGATTACACCACACGTTTGGCGCTCGGATTAAATTGTATGGGAATGATGAATGTCCAGTTTGTTATCCATGACAATACAGTCTATGTCATCGAAGTCAATCCTCGTGCCAGTCGGACAGTGCCATTCTTAAGCAAAGTAACCGGTATTCCGATGGCTCAAGTTGCAACTAAAGCCATTTTAGGCCAGTCACTCAAAGAGCAAGGATATGGTAATGGACTGTTTAAAGAATCAAAATTGATTCATGTCAAAGCTCCCGTATTCTCTTTCACGAAGCTGCAAAAAGTAGACGCACTCTTAGGACCAGAAATGAAATCCACTGGAGAAGTGATGGGAAGCGATGTTACACTAGAAAAAGCTCTTTATAAAGCCTTTGAAGGAAGTCATATGCACTTATACGATTATGGAACTGTCCTGTTTACCATTTCTGATGAGGACAAAGAAGAGGCGCTCACATTAGCCAAACGCTTTTATATGATCGGCTATAATGTCGTGACTACTGAAGGAACCGGAGATTATTTTGCAGAGCATCACATTCCAGTAACAAAAGTTGCAAAAATTCAACAACAAACATCTGAGACTGTCTTAGATTTGATTCAAGGAAATACCGTTCAAATGGTCATCAATACTATGACCACAGGAATCGGTGTAGTAAACGATGGAGAACTCATTCGGAAAACAGCGATTGAACAAGGCATTCCTTTGCTAACGTCGCTTGATACGGTATCAGCCATCCTGAATGTA